A genome region from Cognatishimia activa includes the following:
- a CDS encoding NUDIX domain-containing protein has translation MVHSGDEIPSIAFEAGAHIRFVGAKVAVFVGSEIICLLRDDIPTIPWPGHWDVLGGGREEDESPWACAAREAEEECGLELEPSDLLWARQYVNSRGKNVWFFVASVPVERAASISLRDEGKALGRMTPDAYLSHEMAVPQFQQRLVDWIAGL, from the coding sequence ATGGTTCACTCGGGTGATGAGATCCCCAGCATAGCATTTGAGGCGGGCGCGCACATCCGCTTTGTCGGGGCCAAGGTGGCAGTTTTTGTCGGCAGCGAGATCATTTGTTTGCTGCGCGATGACATTCCGACGATCCCATGGCCGGGGCATTGGGATGTTCTGGGCGGAGGTCGCGAAGAGGACGAGAGCCCTTGGGCCTGTGCTGCGCGTGAAGCGGAAGAAGAATGCGGCTTGGAGTTGGAGCCTAGCGATCTGCTTTGGGCGCGTCAGTACGTCAATTCGCGCGGCAAAAACGTTTGGTTCTTTGTGGCATCCGTACCGGTTGAACGTGCCGCTTCGATTTCGCTTCGGGACGAAGGCAAAGCGCTCGGGCGGATGACGCCCGACGCGTATTTGTCTCATGAAATGGCCGTGCCGCAGTTTCAACAGCGCCTGGTGGATTGGATCGCGGGGCTTTAG
- the pyrF gene encoding orotidine-5'-phosphate decarboxylase: MSDDRLIVALDVPNALQGLKLAEQIGDAVSFYKIGLGMLTGGGLALANELKAEHGKRIFLDMKLFDIGATVENAVRGLAQFDLDFLTVHGDPYVVKAAKEGAAGKDLKILAVTILTSLDRQDLDGALIKDGEIRDLVQERAGKAFEAGADGVIASPQEAALIRALPEAKGKLIVTPGVRPTGAALGDQKRVATPANAIKDGADHIVVGRPVWQAADPKGASQAIIDELAAL, from the coding sequence ATGTCAGATGACCGCCTCATCGTCGCCCTCGATGTCCCAAACGCCCTGCAAGGGTTGAAACTGGCCGAACAGATCGGCGACGCGGTGTCATTTTATAAAATCGGGCTGGGCATGCTGACGGGCGGTGGGCTTGCTCTCGCCAATGAGCTGAAGGCCGAGCACGGCAAGCGCATCTTTCTGGACATGAAGCTCTTTGACATCGGCGCGACCGTGGAAAACGCTGTCCGAGGTCTTGCGCAATTTGATCTGGATTTCCTGACGGTGCATGGCGACCCCTATGTGGTGAAGGCTGCCAAAGAGGGCGCTGCGGGCAAAGACCTTAAGATCCTCGCCGTCACCATTCTGACATCGCTGGATCGTCAGGATCTGGATGGGGCCTTGATCAAAGACGGAGAGATCCGCGACCTGGTTCAGGAACGCGCGGGCAAAGCCTTTGAGGCCGGCGCAGATGGTGTCATCGCCAGCCCGCAAGAGGCCGCTTTGATACGGGCATTGCCAGAGGCCAAGGGCAAGCTGATCGTGACACCCGGGGTGCGCCCAACCGGCGCGGCTCTGGGGGATCAGAAACGTGTCGCGACACCTGCAAATGCGATCAAAGACGGCGCGGACCACATCGTCGTGGGCCGCCCAGTCTGGCAGGCAGCTGACCCGAAAGGCGCATCGCAGGCAATCATTGACGAGCTCGCGGCGCTCTAA
- a CDS encoding DNA polymerase IV, whose protein sequence is MPALCRDCLTDVSDARRCPNCGSMRIVRHEELYDLSIAHMDCDAFYASVEKRDNPDLADKPVIIGGGKRGVVSTACYVARIRGVRSAMPMFKALDLCPDAVVVKPRMSVYAEVSRQVRALMDELTPAVEPLSLDEAFMDLTGTEKLHGAPPAVMLARLVKRMKDELGITGSIGLSHNKFLAKVASDLDKPQGFAIIGAAETADFLHDKPVRLIWGVGPAAQAGLESAGIHTFSDLLRWDQRELTDRFGSMGFRLWHLVRGEDRRKITARAPVKSISKETTFFEDTADLDILDGHLWRLAEQVADRAKAKSKAGRVVTLKLKRKDFTLISRRQSLRDATQMTDTIYTTARALFDTCAHKGPFRLIGVGISDIVEDSAADLSADLLDPKAAQRREAERATDKIRARFGNDAILKGRAMR, encoded by the coding sequence ATGCCTGCCCTCTGCCGCGATTGCCTCACTGACGTCTCTGATGCCCGACGCTGCCCAAACTGCGGCAGTATGCGGATCGTGCGCCATGAGGAACTCTATGATCTTAGCATCGCTCATATGGATTGTGATGCCTTCTACGCAAGTGTGGAAAAACGGGACAATCCGGATCTGGCGGACAAACCGGTCATCATCGGAGGCGGCAAACGCGGTGTTGTCTCCACTGCCTGCTATGTGGCGCGTATCCGAGGTGTCAGATCCGCCATGCCGATGTTCAAAGCGCTGGATCTTTGCCCGGACGCCGTGGTCGTGAAACCCCGCATGTCAGTTTACGCAGAGGTCAGCCGCCAAGTGCGCGCTCTTATGGACGAGCTCACGCCTGCCGTTGAGCCCCTGTCGCTGGATGAAGCCTTCATGGACCTCACCGGCACCGAGAAACTGCACGGAGCCCCGCCCGCCGTCATGCTCGCCCGCCTGGTGAAACGCATGAAAGACGAGCTGGGCATCACAGGGTCCATCGGTCTCAGCCACAACAAGTTCCTCGCTAAGGTCGCATCTGACCTCGATAAACCCCAGGGCTTCGCCATCATCGGCGCGGCTGAAACAGCGGATTTTCTGCATGACAAACCCGTTCGGTTGATTTGGGGCGTCGGCCCAGCGGCCCAAGCAGGATTGGAAAGCGCCGGGATCCATACGTTCTCAGACCTACTGCGCTGGGATCAACGCGAACTCACCGACCGCTTCGGCTCTATGGGCTTTCGCCTCTGGCACCTCGTGCGCGGCGAAGACAGGCGCAAAATCACCGCGCGCGCGCCGGTGAAAAGCATCAGCAAAGAGACCACTTTCTTTGAAGACACCGCCGATCTGGATATCCTCGACGGTCACCTGTGGCGGTTGGCCGAGCAGGTTGCAGACCGCGCGAAAGCAAAATCCAAAGCGGGCCGCGTTGTGACCCTCAAACTCAAGCGCAAAGACTTCACCCTGATCAGCCGTCGTCAAAGCCTGCGTGACGCGACGCAAATGACCGACACGATCTACACGACAGCCCGCGCCCTCTTTGACACCTGCGCACACAAAGGCCCATTCCGGCTCATTGGCGTCGGCATCTCAGATATCGTCGAGGATTCCGCTGCCGACCTAAGCGCCGATCTCCTCGACCCAAAGGCCGCGCAACGCCGCGAAGCCGAACGCGCAACCGACAAGATCCGCGCGCGATTTGGCAACGACGCAATCCTCAAAGGTCGCGCGATGCGCTAG
- the ykgO gene encoding type B 50S ribosomal protein L36 translates to MKVKNSLRSLKQRHRDCRVVRRKGRVYVINKTQRRFKARQG, encoded by the coding sequence ATGAAGGTCAAGAACTCGCTCCGCTCGCTCAAGCAGCGTCACCGCGACTGCCGTGTTGTGCGCCGTAAGGGCCGCGTTTATGTGATCAACAAAACGCAACGCCGGTTCAAAGCACGTCAGGGCTAA
- a CDS encoding N-formylglutamate amidohydrolase: MSSQAFILDRPDPCTSSVVFASPHSGCDYPDALLRRSILNAHVIRSSEDAFVDRLFAAAPMFGAPLLRAGVPRAFVDFNRSADELDPALITGVRGIGNNPRVASGLGVIPRVVSNGRAIYRGKIGLDEAESRLETYWRPYHKTLQSLLNDALANFDQAILLDCHSMPREALDTLRDKSGTRPEIVLGDRFGTSASGEIVEQVEAAFAAAGFVVARNAPFAGAYVTQHYGRLGRNQHAIQIEIDRSIYMDEQLIEPHGGFDEVRERLSQVISDVVSIGRPAQQLAAE, encoded by the coding sequence ATGAGCAGTCAGGCCTTTATACTGGATCGCCCAGATCCTTGCACCTCATCTGTGGTGTTCGCGTCGCCCCATAGCGGGTGCGACTATCCTGATGCGCTCCTGCGACGCTCGATTTTGAACGCGCATGTGATCCGAAGTTCGGAAGACGCCTTTGTAGACAGGCTTTTTGCCGCTGCACCTATGTTTGGAGCACCTCTGTTGCGCGCGGGCGTGCCCCGTGCCTTCGTCGATTTCAATCGCAGTGCGGACGAGCTTGATCCTGCCTTGATCACCGGAGTGCGCGGCATTGGGAACAATCCGCGTGTGGCCTCCGGACTCGGTGTGATTCCACGGGTGGTGTCTAATGGACGTGCGATCTATCGCGGCAAAATCGGGCTGGATGAAGCGGAAAGCCGCTTAGAGACCTATTGGCGTCCGTATCATAAGACGTTGCAATCTTTGCTGAATGATGCGCTTGCGAATTTCGATCAGGCGATCTTGTTGGATTGCCACTCCATGCCGCGAGAGGCCTTGGACACATTGCGCGACAAGAGCGGAACGCGGCCAGAGATCGTGCTTGGGGATCGCTTTGGCACCTCGGCAAGTGGCGAGATCGTAGAGCAGGTTGAGGCGGCTTTTGCTGCGGCTGGCTTTGTCGTGGCTCGCAATGCCCCGTTTGCCGGCGCTTATGTGACCCAGCACTATGGGCGCTTGGGACGCAATCAACATGCCATTCAGATCGAAATTGATCGGTCGATCTATATGGATGAACAGCTGATCGAGCCACACGGCGGGTTTGATGAGGTGCGGGAGCGTCTTTCCCAGGTCATTTCTGATGTGGTTTCTATCGGGCGGCCTGCGCAGCAATTGGCGGCAGAATAG